The following coding sequences are from one Ruminococcus flavefaciens AE3010 window:
- a CDS encoding phosphoglycerate dehydrogenase, protein MYKIQTLNKISAIGTDIFDKSKYSVADEVANPDAIMVRSAKMHDMQFGDNLLAIARAGAGVNNIPVERCAQEGICVFNTPGANSNAVKELAICALLLASRKIVEAASWAASLKGTPDAPKTVEGGKSKFAGPEIAGKTLGIIGLGAIGGKIANAAESLGMKVIGYDPFLSVGAALHLEPSVKIVTDINDIYANSDYITIHMPYTPQTKNTIDAEQIAMMKDGVRLINLARGELINSEAVVKAIAEGKVAKYVTDFADDVVLGVEDVIVLPHLGASTPESEDNCAVMAAEELIEYLENGNIKNSVNLPNASMNAVGTKVCIIHKNVPTTIASITSVVGNEGINIENMVNASKKDFAYTMLDVTSDVPPAVEGKINAVDGVIRVRVIR, encoded by the coding sequence ATGTACAAGATCCAGACATTAAACAAGATATCAGCTATCGGCACAGATATTTTTGACAAGAGCAAGTACTCAGTAGCAGACGAGGTAGCTAATCCCGACGCTATCATGGTTCGTTCGGCTAAGATGCACGACATGCAGTTCGGCGACAATCTCCTCGCTATCGCTCGTGCAGGCGCAGGCGTAAACAATATCCCTGTTGAGCGCTGCGCACAGGAGGGTATCTGCGTATTCAATACTCCGGGCGCTAACTCAAACGCTGTTAAGGAGCTTGCTATCTGCGCACTTCTCCTTGCTTCAAGAAAGATCGTTGAGGCTGCTTCATGGGCTGCTTCACTGAAGGGCACACCTGATGCTCCCAAGACTGTTGAGGGCGGCAAGTCCAAGTTCGCAGGTCCTGAGATCGCAGGCAAGACTCTCGGTATCATCGGTCTCGGCGCTATCGGCGGCAAGATCGCTAACGCTGCTGAGTCTCTCGGCATGAAGGTAATCGGCTATGACCCATTCCTTTCAGTCGGCGCTGCTCTCCACCTTGAGCCTTCTGTAAAGATCGTTACAGATATCAACGATATCTACGCTAACAGCGACTACATAACGATTCATATGCCTTACACTCCTCAGACAAAGAACACTATCGATGCTGAGCAGATCGCTATGATGAAGGACGGCGTTCGTCTTATCAACTTAGCAAGAGGCGAGCTCATCAACAGCGAGGCTGTTGTAAAGGCTATCGCTGAGGGCAAGGTAGCTAAGTACGTTACAGACTTTGCTGACGATGTAGTTCTCGGCGTTGAGGACGTTATCGTTCTCCCTCACCTCGGAGCTTCTACTCCCGAGAGCGAGGACAACTGTGCTGTTATGGCTGCCGAGGAGCTTATCGAGTACCTCGAGAACGGCAACATCAAGAACAGTGTAAACCTTCCTAACGCTTCAATGAACGCAGTAGGCACAAAGGTTTGCATTATCCACAAGAACGTTCCTACAACTATTGCTTCTATCACATCAGTAGTAGGCAACGAGGGCATCAACATCGAGAACATGGTAAACGCTTCCAAGAAGGATTTTGCTTACACAATGCTCGACGTTACAAGCGATGTACCTCCTGCAGTTGAGGGCAAGATCAACGCAGTTGACGGCGTTATCAGAGTAAGAGTTATCAGATAA
- a CDS encoding glycoside hydrolase family 16 protein — MNKICSFAAAAVLLLSIPASVYADSSIDMDYNSDGAVNIFDMVEARKGGASAAELKRLGDFILGKGDARPAEEGYTLLWSDEFDGTALDMEKWSYELGNWKLDDSGNYVTGGWGNNEQEFYTSQNTTVNDGVLTIAAKKENWTDEKQGSYEYTSARLSTQHKFSVCGGKIEVKARCDSGKSLWPAIWMLPEDSAYGGWASSGEIDIMEGWGSTPEKICGTVHFGGAWPNNKYLTKDYFFADGDGTQNWHTYSIEWESGEIRWYVDGKLYSTQTDWYSEGFEYPAPFDQNFYIILNLAVGGAFDGIDGVHADPSIFADGSKNFDIDYVRVYKKDGSDFAPTEMSSLTLDNYIEGAEATVSNKSGCTTVNITNAGELEYAVMGLLRGREVKAGEKHTLEFDVSSTAERSMVVTVEDSSYTRYLDEKLTVTPEKKHYSFDVTFGQDMSADIKFQLGNIDGASALGAHEVTLYDIKWS, encoded by the coding sequence ATGAATAAGATATGTTCTTTTGCGGCAGCTGCTGTGCTGCTGCTTTCGATACCCGCGTCTGTATATGCAGACAGCAGCATAGATATGGACTACAACAGCGACGGTGCTGTGAATATATTCGACATGGTAGAGGCTCGCAAAGGCGGAGCTTCCGCCGCAGAGCTGAAAAGACTCGGCGATTTTATTCTCGGCAAAGGTGATGCACGGCCTGCTGAGGAGGGCTATACTCTCCTGTGGAGCGATGAATTTGACGGCACTGCCCTTGATATGGAGAAGTGGTCATACGAGCTGGGCAACTGGAAGCTGGACGACAGCGGCAACTATGTCACAGGGGGCTGGGGCAACAACGAGCAGGAGTTCTACACCTCACAGAATACCACAGTCAATGACGGCGTTCTCACTATAGCCGCAAAGAAAGAGAACTGGACAGACGAGAAGCAGGGCAGCTACGAGTATACCTCCGCAAGACTCAGCACTCAGCACAAGTTCTCGGTATGCGGCGGAAAAATAGAAGTAAAGGCTCGCTGCGACTCGGGCAAGTCCCTGTGGCCTGCAATATGGATGCTCCCCGAGGACAGCGCCTACGGCGGCTGGGCTTCATCGGGTGAAATAGACATTATGGAGGGCTGGGGCAGCACCCCCGAAAAGATATGCGGTACTGTACATTTCGGCGGGGCATGGCCCAATAACAAGTACCTCACCAAGGACTACTTTTTCGCAGACGGCGACGGCACTCAGAACTGGCATACCTACAGCATAGAGTGGGAAAGCGGCGAGATACGCTGGTACGTGGACGGTAAGCTCTACAGCACTCAGACAGACTGGTATTCCGAGGGCTTTGAGTACCCTGCGCCCTTTGACCAGAACTTCTATATCATACTCAACCTTGCAGTTGGCGGAGCCTTTGACGGCATCGACGGAGTTCACGCAGACCCCAGCATTTTCGCAGACGGCAGCAAGAACTTCGATATAGACTACGTCCGCGTATACAAAAAGGACGGCAGCGATTTTGCTCCCACGGAGATGAGCTCCCTCACTCTGGATAATTACATCGAGGGCGCAGAAGCCACAGTCAGCAATAAATCTGGCTGCACCACTGTCAATATAACAAATGCGGGAGAGCTGGAATACGCAGTAATGGGACTGCTCCGCGGCAGAGAGGTCAAAGCAGGGGAAAAGCACACCCTTGAATTCGACGTGAGCTCCACAGCCGAGAGAAGCATGGTGGTCACAGTGGAGGACAGCTCCTATACTCGCTATCTTGATGAAAAGCTGACGGTTACACCCGAGAAGAAGCACTACAGCTTCGATGTGACATTCGGGCAGGATATGTCGGCGGATATAAAGTTCCAGCTTGGAAACATCGACGGAGCTTCCGCCCTCGGCGCCCATGAGGTAACACTGTACGATATAAAATGGTCATAG